Part of the Myxococcus fulvus genome, GCCAGGTCCGGAGGGGACCTGACGCTCCCCAGGGGCGCACACCTCCCTCCATGACAGGCACTCGCGCTACAGTGACAACACCCCCCGCGCGCTTCGTTCCCAGTTTCGGAGCACTTCATGTTTCCGCATCGCGCCCTCGCGCCGCTGCTCGTTCTCCTCGCATTGGCTGCTTGCTCGTCCGACCCCAAGCCGGGTCCGGACACCGACCCCATCGATCAGACCGATGCGGGGCACACCACCGACGGAGGCCCGCGCCCGGACGCGGGCCTCGAGCCCGATGGGGGTCCGGTCCCCGACTCCGGGACGGACATCGACGCGGGACCCATCCCCGACTCCGGCACGGACATCGACGCGGGTCCCATCCCCGACTCCGGGACGGACATCGACGCGGGCACGCTTCCCGACGCTGGCACGCTCCCTGACGCAGGGACGGACACGGACGCAGGCTCGCTCCCCGACGCCGGCACGGACATCGACGCGGGCACGCTTCCCGACTCCGGGACGGACATCGACGCCGGCACGCTTCCCGACGCTGGCCATGAACCGCTCGTCGTCACCACCACGTCGCTGCCCCAGGCCCGCCGCGGCAAGCCGTACTTCCACTCGCTCGCCGCGTCCGGCGGCATCGGAGAGGTGTCCTGGAGCATCACCCTCGGCGCGCTGCCGGACGGACTCCAGCTCGCCTCTTCGAGTGGCAACCTCACCGGGACGCCCACCACCGCGGGCGGCTTCGACCTGGTCGCCACCGCGACGGACGAAGGGGGGCGCACCGCCTCGCGCTCGCTGACGTTGACCGTCACCGCGCCCACGCCCGCCATCCTCAAGCTGGGCCAGTACAACCTCACCTACTTCGGCTCCGACACCCAGGGCCCTCCCGACGCGCAGCAGGTGGAGAAGGCACGCGACGTGATGCTCGAGGTGGGCGCCAACGTGTGGGCCCTGGTCGAGATGGTCGACGTCAATGACTTCCAGTCCCTCAAGAGCCAGCTCCCAGGCTTCCGCGGCTTCCTCGCCAACGACCCCAACTACGTGACGGGCAGCACCTCGCCGTACGGCGCCTCCTCGCAGAAGCCAGGCATCCTCTACGACAGCTCCCTCACCTTCCAGCGCGCGGAGCTGCTGCGCCTGGGAGACCTGAACGACTTCGCCAACCGCCCGCCCCTGCGCGTGGACTTCCTCACCGAAATCCAGGGCACCCTGACGCCGCTCACCGTCATCGTCGTGCACATGCGCGCGGAGAGCGCCGACCCCACCGGGCCTCGCGCCTCCCGTGAGCGCGCGAGCGCCGCGCTCAAGGCGTACCTGGACCAGAACCTCGCTGGCCAGCACGTGTTCGTGGTGGGCGACTGGAACGACGACGTGGACGAGTCCATCACCCTGGACCCGACCACCCAGGTGCCCCTGCCCACGCCGTACCAGAACTTCGTCGCCGACCCGGAGCACTACACCTTCATCACCCGCGAGCTGTCGCTCGACGGCGAAGCCACCTCCATCGGCTTCGAGAACGTCGTCGACCACACCCTGGCCAGCGGCCCGCTCGCCGCCCGCCATGTCCCCGGCTCCACCGAGGTCATCCACGCCGACGAGTGGGTGCCCGACTACCTGGAGACGCTCAGCGACCACCGCCCCGTCGTCAGCAGCTACGCGCTCAGCTCGGTGACCGAGCCCTTCATCCGCATCGAGGAGCCCGTGGGCGGCGCGAACCCGCACCCGCCCGGCAGCCCGCTCGAGGTGCTCTGGCACGCCTGGGGCGTCGACAACGTGCACCTGGACGTGTCCATGGACGGCGGCGCGACCTGGGCCCGCGCGGAGGTCTTCCTCTCCGCGGCCGTGGGGAGGACCACCTGGACGCTCCCCTCCACCGCGACGAGCAACATCCGGGTGCGCCTGGTGGACACGTCGGACGCGAGCCTGTTCGACGTGAACGACGCGCCCATCGTCGTCGCCGAGCCCTCGGGCCGCGTCATCATCAACGAGGTGCTCGCCAACGAGCCGCTCGTCAACAACACCAACAACGTCGCCTACGAGTTCGTGGAGCTGGTCAACGTCGGCGGCACCCCGGTGGACCTCTCCGGCTGGAGCCTCTCCGACGCGGCGCTCTCCCGGCACGTGTTCCCCGCGGGCACGACGCTGGCGGCGGGCAAGGCGCTGGTCGTGTTCGGCGGCGCCGCGGGCATCCCTCCGGGACGGACGAACGCCGTGGTGGCCAGCACCGGAGCCCTGGGCCTGTCCAACAGCAATGACACCGTCTCCGTGCGCCGGCAGGACGCCACGCTCGTGGACCAGTACGCGTACACCTCCACCGTGGACAACGTCTCCGACAACCGCTCGCCGGACGCGGACCCGAACGTCACCACGTTCAAGCTGCACAACGTCGTGTCCCCCACGGGCCTCACCTCGTCGCCGGGCCTGCGCGCGGACGGCACCGCCTTCTGACGCGGTGCGAGGGCGCCCGGAAATGACGCGGGCGCCCTCATCCCAGCGCTACACGACCACGGCAC contains:
- a CDS encoding lamin tail domain-containing protein; amino-acid sequence: MFPHRALAPLLVLLALAACSSDPKPGPDTDPIDQTDAGHTTDGGPRPDAGLEPDGGPVPDSGTDIDAGPIPDSGTDIDAGPIPDSGTDIDAGTLPDAGTLPDAGTDTDAGSLPDAGTDIDAGTLPDSGTDIDAGTLPDAGHEPLVVTTTSLPQARRGKPYFHSLAASGGIGEVSWSITLGALPDGLQLASSSGNLTGTPTTAGGFDLVATATDEGGRTASRSLTLTVTAPTPAILKLGQYNLTYFGSDTQGPPDAQQVEKARDVMLEVGANVWALVEMVDVNDFQSLKSQLPGFRGFLANDPNYVTGSTSPYGASSQKPGILYDSSLTFQRAELLRLGDLNDFANRPPLRVDFLTEIQGTLTPLTVIVVHMRAESADPTGPRASRERASAALKAYLDQNLAGQHVFVVGDWNDDVDESITLDPTTQVPLPTPYQNFVADPEHYTFITRELSLDGEATSIGFENVVDHTLASGPLAARHVPGSTEVIHADEWVPDYLETLSDHRPVVSSYALSSVTEPFIRIEEPVGGANPHPPGSPLEVLWHAWGVDNVHLDVSMDGGATWARAEVFLSAAVGRTTWTLPSTATSNIRVRLVDTSDASLFDVNDAPIVVAEPSGRVIINEVLANEPLVNNTNNVAYEFVELVNVGGTPVDLSGWSLSDAALSRHVFPAGTTLAAGKALVVFGGAAGIPPGRTNAVVASTGALGLSNSNDTVSVRRQDATLVDQYAYTSTVDNVSDNRSPDADPNVTTFKLHNVVSPTGLTSSPGLRADGTAF